A window of Mycolicibacterium madagascariense genomic DNA:
TACGTCGAGGTGTCCGCCCCCGGCCGCCACAGCGTCCGGTCGTCATGGCTCGGCACCGGTGCGTTGACGGTCATCGTCGTCCTGGTGGCCGGCATGGTGTGGGTCCTGCAGCATCCGCACCGCGACCAGGCCGCCTCGCCCGAGGCGACGTATCTGTCCGTCCTGCGCGACGCCGGCTGGGCGGGCGCCTTCTCCTCCGACGACGACGCGCTGGCCCACGGCCGACGGGTCTGCGCCCAACTCGAGGCCGGCGGTCCGCAACAGGGCCTGCCCGCCGACAAGATCGCCGTCGACCAGTTCTGCCCGCGTTTCTCCGATAATTTCCACGTCCTCGAAACGACCACGGTCACAGGCACATTCGTCCTCATCGATGCGCTGGACCGGACGGGCATCAGCTCGATCGCCACCGACGGCGCGACGTGCCGGGGCAGCGACGGGTTCTCCGACATCGGACGCGACACCAGGGTGATCGTGAAGAACGGAACGGGCGAGACACTGGCCACCACCGCACTGGGCGACGGCCACCCCGCCCCGGGGTCGTGCACGTTCGCGTTCACGTTTCCGATCACCGAGGGACAGGAGCGGTACGTCGTGTCGGTCAGTCACCGCGGCGAGTTCACCTACGGCTTCGACCAACTGCAGCACGCCGGCGTCCACATCCGGCTGGGTGGCTAGGCGCCGCGGCAGCCCTCGCGGCGCAGCTCGTCGGCCGCGAACTCCAACTCCCGCAGCGCGCGCGGCGACATGCCGATCGTGCGGGCGGCGATGCGGCGTACGCCCTCGTCACGGGCGATGTCCAGCCAGTCGAGTTCCTTCGTCATCGCGGCGTAGTACTGGTCGTCGGTGAAGTAGGCCGGTTCGACGCCGAAGAACATGGCCAGGGCGGCCATGGTGGCACTCGACGGGTTCGTGCGGGTGCCCGCCCGCAGCTGGGAGAGGTAGGGCCCGGAGATCTTGACGCCCGCGG
This region includes:
- a CDS encoding transcriptional regulator, which translates into the protein MTTFAARLNRLFDTVYPPLREPYKGTEVVAALKAAGVKISGPYLSQLRAGTRTNPSSATMAALAMFFGVEPAYFTDDQYYAAMTKELDWLDIARDEGVRRIAARTIGMSPRALRELEFAADELRREGCRGA
- a CDS encoding DUF732 domain-containing protein — translated: MDPPPTGWRPDPTGRHEGRYYVTGRPTNRVRNGRSQTTDEVGGRMLPQYVEVSAPGRHSVRSSWLGTGALTVIVVLVAGMVWVLQHPHRDQAASPEATYLSVLRDAGWAGAFSSDDDALAHGRRVCAQLEAGGPQQGLPADKIAVDQFCPRFSDNFHVLETTTVTGTFVLIDALDRTGISSIATDGATCRGSDGFSDIGRDTRVIVKNGTGETLATTALGDGHPAPGSCTFAFTFPITEGQERYVVSVSHRGEFTYGFDQLQHAGVHIRLGG